One genomic segment of Amycolatopsis granulosa includes these proteins:
- a CDS encoding alcohol dehydrogenase catalytic domain-containing protein codes for MRALTVVPQQPGSLRVSDLPDPEPGAGELLVQGLALGVCGTDKEIVGGAYGWSPDGADRLVLGHESLGRVRQAPPGSRFQPGDLVVGVVRRPDPVPCGACAHGEFDMCRNGRYTERGIKQRHGYGSELWTVEQDYAVPVDPRLERTGMLLEPTTVVAKAWEQVERVGARAWFDPKRVLVTGAGPIGLLAALLGVQRGLDVHVLDRVGTGPKPRLVRALGATYHTEPADEVAERLEPDVVIEATGVGSVVLDVMRHNAAYGIVCLTGVSAAGRSLPVDAGALNREIVLENDVVLGSVNANLRHYHQGAEALAKADPEWLANLVTRRVPLARAAEAFTAGQDDVKVVVTLTGGE; via the coding sequence GTGCGTGCACTCACCGTCGTCCCCCAGCAGCCCGGTTCGCTGCGGGTGTCCGACCTGCCCGATCCGGAACCGGGTGCAGGTGAGCTCCTCGTCCAGGGTCTCGCGCTGGGCGTGTGCGGCACCGACAAGGAGATCGTGGGCGGCGCCTACGGCTGGTCCCCCGACGGCGCGGACCGGCTGGTGCTCGGCCACGAGTCTCTCGGCCGGGTCCGGCAGGCGCCACCCGGCAGCCGGTTCCAGCCCGGCGACCTCGTCGTCGGCGTGGTGCGGCGGCCCGACCCGGTGCCGTGCGGGGCGTGCGCGCACGGCGAGTTCGACATGTGCCGCAACGGCCGTTACACCGAGCGCGGCATCAAGCAGCGGCACGGTTACGGCAGTGAACTGTGGACGGTCGAACAGGACTACGCGGTGCCGGTGGACCCGCGGCTGGAGCGGACCGGGATGCTGCTGGAACCGACCACCGTCGTGGCCAAGGCGTGGGAGCAGGTGGAACGCGTCGGTGCCCGGGCCTGGTTCGACCCCAAGCGCGTGCTGGTGACCGGTGCCGGGCCGATCGGCCTGCTGGCGGCCCTGCTCGGGGTGCAGCGCGGGCTCGACGTGCACGTCCTGGACCGGGTGGGCACCGGGCCGAAACCGCGGCTGGTGCGGGCGCTGGGCGCGACCTACCACACCGAGCCTGCCGACGAGGTCGCCGAGCGCCTGGAACCCGACGTGGTGATCGAGGCGACCGGCGTGGGCAGCGTCGTCCTCGACGTCATGCGGCACAACGCCGCCTACGGCATCGTGTGCCTGACCGGCGTGTCGGCCGCCGGACGGTCGCTGCCGGTCGACGCGGGCGCGCTCAACCGCGAAATCGTGCTGGAGAACGACGTGGTGCTGGGCTCGGTGAACGCGAACCTGCGGCACTACCACCAGGGCGCGGAGGCGCTGGCCAAGGCCGACCCGGAGTGGCTGGCGAACCTGGTCACCCGGCGGGTGCCGCTGGCGCGGGCGGCGGAGGCGTTCACCGCGGGCCAGGACGACGTCAAGGTCGTCGTCACCCTCACCGGCGGGGAGTGA